In Flavobacterium sp. N1736, the following are encoded in one genomic region:
- a CDS encoding NUDIX hydrolase: MLKDIIENNQNYQPGLSIDCVIFGFHDNQLKVLLIKIPHQDTWSLPGGFIPIDQDIDTAAVTVLNERTGVEGIFLRQFATFGKIKRNDQHFSEEVLEYLKIEESKGKWLTQRFVTIGYYALVDFLKTIPKPVNKDEIIEWIDHKEVPKLILDHKEILDKALDTLRIELNLMPVGYNLLPEKFTIPELQKLYETILDKKLDRRNFLRKITNIGILTKLDEKKSNVAHKAPNLYTFDKDKYEEVLKNGLNQGW; this comes from the coding sequence ATGTTAAAAGACATTATAGAAAATAATCAAAATTATCAACCCGGACTTTCGATAGATTGCGTGATTTTTGGTTTTCATGATAATCAGTTAAAAGTATTATTAATCAAAATTCCGCATCAGGATACATGGTCATTGCCCGGAGGATTTATACCTATAGATCAGGATATTGACACGGCAGCTGTGACTGTTTTAAATGAAAGAACAGGCGTAGAAGGGATCTTTTTGAGACAATTTGCCACTTTTGGAAAAATAAAACGCAACGATCAGCATTTTAGCGAAGAAGTTTTAGAATATTTAAAGATTGAAGAATCAAAAGGAAAATGGCTTACACAACGCTTTGTAACAATTGGCTATTATGCGTTGGTTGACTTTTTAAAAACAATTCCGAAACCTGTAAATAAAGACGAAATCATAGAATGGATTGACCATAAAGAAGTGCCGAAACTTATTTTAGATCATAAAGAAATTCTCGATAAAGCATTGGATACTTTACGAATTGAACTTAATTTAATGCCGGTTGGATATAACTTATTACCCGAGAAATTTACGATTCCGGAACTCCAGAAATTATATGAAACAATTCTGGACAAAAAGCTGGACAGAAGAAATTTTCTCCGAAAAATAACCAATATCGGAATCCTGACAAAACTCGACGAAAAGAAAAGCAACGTCGCACATAAAGCTCCAAATTTATATACT